From Strix uralensis isolate ZFMK-TIS-50842 chromosome 1, bStrUra1, whole genome shotgun sequence, a single genomic window includes:
- the SDCBP gene encoding syntenin-1 has product MSLYPSLEDLKVDKVIQAQTAFSSNPANPAILSEASTPIPHDGGLYPRLYPELSQYMGLSLNEEEVQRNLPVAAAAQPQGQLVTRPSTNYMVAPVTGNDIGIRRAEIKQGIREAILCKDQDGKIGLRLKSVDNGIFVQLVQANSPASLAGLRFGDQVLQINGENCAGWSSDKAHKVLKQASGERISMIIRDRPFERIITMHKDSTGHVGFIFKNGKITSIVKDSSAARNGLLTEHNICEINGQNVIGLKDPQIADILATAGNVVTITVMPSSIYEYIIKRMATSIMKTLMDHSVPEV; this is encoded by the exons ATGTCTCTCTACCCTTCCCTGGAAGATCTGAAGGTGGACAAAGTTATTCAG GCTCAGACTGCCTTTTCTTCAAATCCAGCTAATCCAGCAATCTTGTCTGAAGCTTCTACTCCTATTCCTCATGATGGAG GCTTATACCCTAGACTGTATCCAGAACTTTCTCAGTACATGGGCCTGAGCCTCAATGAAGAAGAGGTGCAGAGAAACTTACCGgtggcagcagctgctcagcCACAGGGT cAACTGGTAACACGACCTTCTACTAATTACATGGTAGCTCCAGTGACTGGAAATGATATTGGAATTCGCAGAGCAGAAATTAAACAAGGCATCCGTGAAGCTATTTTATGTAAAGATCAAGATGGCAAAATTGGACTTCGCCTTAAGTCTGTTGACAAT GGTATATTTGTCCAGTTAGTTCAGGCAAACTCTCCAGCATCCCTTGCTGGACTGCGGTTTGGGGACCAAGTTCTGCAGATCAATGGTGAAAACTGTGCAGGATGGAGTTCTGATAAAGCACATAAAGTTCTGAAACAGGCTTCTGGAGAAAGGATTTCAATGATCATTCGGGACAG GCCTTTTGAACGAATTATTACTATGCATAAGGACAGCACAGGGCATGTTGGTTTCATATtcaagaatggaaaaataaccTCAATAGTGAAAGACAGCTCTGCTGCGAGAAATGGACTTCTTACAGAGCACAACATCTGTGAAATTAATGGCCAGAATGTAATCGGATTGAAG GACCCTCAGATTGCGGATATCTTGGCAACAGCTGGAAATGTAGTGACCATTACTGTCATGCCTTCCAGTATTTATGAGTATATAATAAAGAG gatGGCAACTAGCATTATGAAAACCCTGATGGATCACTCTGTTCCTGAAGTTTAA
- the NSMAF gene encoding protein FAN isoform X4, whose amino-acid sequence MPLGLEVFCTENDLCSDIYLKFYNCQDRDELYFLIATYIENHITEHTAESYMLQWQRGHLSNYQYLLHLNNLADRSCNDLSQYPVFPWIIADYSSSLLDLTKPETFRDLSKPIGALNKERLDRLLTRYQEMPEPKFMYGSHYSSPGYVLFYLVRVAPEYMLCLQNGKFDHADRMFNSLAETWKNCLDGATDFKELIPEFYENDSSFLVNSLKLDLGKRQGGKMVEDVELPPWASGPDDFLQKSQEALESQYVSEHLHEWIDIIFGYKQKGSEAVAAHNVFHPLTYEGGVDLNSIMDPNEKVALLTQILEFGQTPKQLFTIPHPRRIIPKLKSLSRTSSHSVSITESPVSPNEESFEDLTEESITLAWNNIAKLKLDEQYKIHKEAITGIAVTCNGSSVFTTSQDSTLKMFSKESKTIQRSVSFSNMALSSCLILPGDTTVISSSWDNHIYFYSVAFGRRQDILMGHDDAVSKICWRDGRLYSASWDSTVKVWHCVPGETLSNKKHHFELLAELEHDVSVNTINLNAANTMLASGTKEGTINVWDVTTAAVLHQLPCHSGTVFDAAFSPDSRHLLSTGEDCCFKVIDVQTGMLISSVTADEPQRCFRWDGNTILSGSQSGDLLIWDLLGGKVIERIKGHTGAVTSMWMNEQCNSVITGGEDKQIVFWKLQY is encoded by the exons ATGCCATTG GGACTTGAAgtattttgtacagaaaatgaTCTATGTTCTGACATCTACTTGAAATTCTACAACTGTCAAGATCGAGATGAGCTCTATTTCCTTATTGCAACATATATAG aaaaccaTATTACAGAGCATACAGCTGAAAGTTATATGTTGCAATGGCAGCGAGGGCATTTATCAAATTACCAGTATCTTCTTCATCTCAACAATCTTGCTGATAGAAGCTGCAACGATCTCTCCCAGTATCCTGTATTTCCCTGGATCATCGCAGACTACTCTAGTTCACTGTTAG ATCTGACAAAGCCTGAAACATTCCGTGACCTTAGTAAACCAATTGGTGCCCTGAATAAGGAAAGGCTGGATAGACTATTG ACACGTTATCAGGAAATGCCAGAGCCTAAGTTCATGTATGGAAGCCATTATTCATCTCcgggttatgttttgttttatctcGTTAGAGTTG ctcCAGAATACATGCTCTGCCTGCAGAATGGAAAGTTTGATCACGCTGACAGAATGTTCAACAG TCTTGCAGAAACCTGGAAAAACTGTTTGGATGGTGCAACAGATTTCAAAGAG ttgatTCCGGAATTCTATGAAAATGATTCTAGTTTTCTAGTAAACAGTTTGAAGTTGGACTTGGGAAAAAGACAGGGTGGAAAGATGGTTGAAGATGTAGAGCTTCCCCCTTGGGCATCAG GTCCTGATGACTTTCTTCAGAAGAGCCAAGAGGCTTTGGAAAGTCAGTATGTATCAGAGCATCTTCATGAATGGATTGACATAATATTTGGCTACAAGCAGAAAGGAAGTGAAGCAGTTGCAGCTCACAATG tgtttcacccATTAACCTATGAAGGAGGAGTGGATTTAAACAG TATTATGGACCCCAATGAAAAAGTAGCTCTGCTGACACAAATCTTGGAGTTTGGACAGACGCCAAAACAGTTGTTTACAATTCCTCATCCCCGAAGGATAATACCGAAGTTGAAAAGCTTGTCTCGAACATCTAGTCACAGTGTTTCCATAACTGAGTCTCCAG TTTCTCCAAATGAAGAATCATTTGAAGATTTGACAGAAGAAAGTATAACGCTTGCTTGGAACAATATTGCCAAACTAAAATTAGATGAGCAATATAAAATTCACAAAGA GGCAATTACTGGAATAGCAGTCACTTGCAACGGGTCTTCTGTTTTCACCACATCCCAGG ATTCaactttaaagatgttttctaaAGAGTCAAAAACAATCCAGAGAAGTGTGTCCTTTTCAAACATG gCTTTGTCATCTTGTCTGATCTTACCAGGAGATACCACTGTCATAAGTTCTTCATGGGACAATCATAT ATATTTTTATTCAGTTGCATTTGGAAGACGGCAGGACATCTTAATGGGACATGATGATGCAGTCAGTAAGATCTGTTGGCGTGATGGGCGTTTATATTCTGCATCTTGGGATTCCACTGTGAAG GTGTGGCACTGTGTCCCTGGAGAGACCTTGAGCAATAAAAAGCACCACTTTGAACTGCTTGCAGAGTTAGAACACGATGTTAGT GTAAATACAATCAACCTTAATGCTGCAAATACTATGCTAGCATCTGGAACCAAAGAGGGTACCATTAATGTTTGGGATGTTACTACAGCAGCAGTGTTGCACCAGTTGCCGTGTCATTCTGGGACTGTGTTTGATGCTGCTTTTAGTCCTG aCAGCAGACATCTACTTAGCACAGGAGAGGACTGTTGTTTTAAAGTAATAGATGTACAAACTGGAATGCTTATATCTTCTGTAACCGCTGATGAGCCACAGAG GTGCTTCAGATGGGATGGAAATACCATCTTATCGGGAAGTCAGTCTGGTGATTTACTGATTTGGGACCTTCTTGGTGGAAAAGTTATTGAAAGAATCAAAGGACATACAG GTGCTGTAACATCCATGTGGATGAATGAACAGTGCAACAGTGTTATTACAGGAGGGGAAGACAAGCAAATCGTGTTCTGGAAACTGCAATACTAA
- the NSMAF gene encoding protein FAN isoform X5 has protein sequence MFSKESKTIQRSVSFSNMALSSCLILPGDTTVISSSWDNHIYFYSVAFGRRQDILMGHDDAVSKICWRDGRLYSASWDSTVKVWHCVPGETLSNKKHHFELLAELEHDVSVNTINLNAANTMLASGTKEGTINVWDVTTAAVLHQLPCHSGTVFDAAFSPDSRHLLSTGEDCCFKVIDVQTGMLISSVTADEPQRCFRWDGNTILSGSQSGDLLIWDLLGGKVIERIKGHTGAVTSMWMNEQCNSVITGGEDKQIVFWKLQY, from the exons atgttttctaaAGAGTCAAAAACAATCCAGAGAAGTGTGTCCTTTTCAAACATG gCTTTGTCATCTTGTCTGATCTTACCAGGAGATACCACTGTCATAAGTTCTTCATGGGACAATCATAT ATATTTTTATTCAGTTGCATTTGGAAGACGGCAGGACATCTTAATGGGACATGATGATGCAGTCAGTAAGATCTGTTGGCGTGATGGGCGTTTATATTCTGCATCTTGGGATTCCACTGTGAAG GTGTGGCACTGTGTCCCTGGAGAGACCTTGAGCAATAAAAAGCACCACTTTGAACTGCTTGCAGAGTTAGAACACGATGTTAGT GTAAATACAATCAACCTTAATGCTGCAAATACTATGCTAGCATCTGGAACCAAAGAGGGTACCATTAATGTTTGGGATGTTACTACAGCAGCAGTGTTGCACCAGTTGCCGTGTCATTCTGGGACTGTGTTTGATGCTGCTTTTAGTCCTG aCAGCAGACATCTACTTAGCACAGGAGAGGACTGTTGTTTTAAAGTAATAGATGTACAAACTGGAATGCTTATATCTTCTGTAACCGCTGATGAGCCACAGAG GTGCTTCAGATGGGATGGAAATACCATCTTATCGGGAAGTCAGTCTGGTGATTTACTGATTTGGGACCTTCTTGGTGGAAAAGTTATTGAAAGAATCAAAGGACATACAG GTGCTGTAACATCCATGTGGATGAATGAACAGTGCAACAGTGTTATTACAGGAGGGGAAGACAAGCAAATCGTGTTCTGGAAACTGCAATACTAA